The Miltoncostaea oceani genome includes a region encoding these proteins:
- a CDS encoding NAD(+)/NADH kinase: MTPGGPLGSDVPISFEQARPVERVLLLTHREPEVTASSLPAVLSILQDAGVQVLVPAGEVVKHRSLAPYSSGDGMKMRPGGEDLILVLGGDGSILRALAREAGSGAPVIGVNFGRVGFLASIERETLERDLRRAIAGEYVVLGLPSLRAEWAEGEVEAVNDLALFRGGDSRIADLTYAVDGELVATVRCDGVILSTPVGSTAYNLAAGGPTVSWRVRCFVLSFIALHHLDSRPLVIGAEETLTVTNSALVGDVDVQADGQRIGVLRPGRSITIGLGGSEVHLATFPEASFFRRYREKFGRP, translated from the coding sequence GTGACGCCCGGCGGACCGCTCGGCAGCGACGTGCCGATCTCGTTCGAGCAGGCCCGGCCGGTGGAGCGGGTGCTGCTGCTCACCCACCGCGAACCCGAGGTGACGGCCTCGTCGCTGCCCGCCGTGCTGTCGATCCTCCAGGACGCCGGCGTGCAGGTGCTGGTCCCCGCCGGCGAGGTGGTGAAGCACCGCTCGCTCGCCCCGTACTCGTCGGGCGACGGCATGAAGATGCGCCCCGGCGGCGAGGACCTGATCCTCGTGCTCGGCGGCGACGGCAGCATCCTGCGGGCCCTCGCCCGCGAGGCGGGGTCCGGCGCCCCCGTGATCGGCGTCAACTTCGGCCGCGTCGGGTTCCTCGCCTCGATCGAGCGCGAGACCCTCGAGCGGGACCTGCGCCGGGCGATCGCCGGGGAGTACGTGGTCCTCGGGCTGCCGTCGCTGCGCGCCGAGTGGGCCGAGGGCGAGGTGGAGGCCGTGAACGACCTCGCGCTCTTCCGCGGCGGCGACTCCCGCATCGCCGACCTCACCTACGCCGTCGACGGCGAGCTGGTCGCCACCGTCCGCTGCGACGGCGTCATCCTCAGCACCCCGGTCGGCTCGACCGCCTACAACCTCGCCGCCGGCGGACCGACCGTCTCGTGGCGGGTGCGGTGCTTCGTGCTCTCGTTCATCGCCCTGCACCACCTCGACAGCCGCCCCCTCGTGATCGGCGCCGAGGAGACCCTGACCGTGACCAACAGCGCGCTCGTCGGCGACGTCGACGTGCAGGCCGACGGCCAGCGCATCGGCGTGCTGCGGCCGGGGCGCTCGATCACGATCGGGCTCGGCGGCTCGGAGGTCCACCTCGCGACGTTCCCCGAGGCGTCCTTCTTCCGGCGCTACCGGGAGAAGTTCGGCCGGCCATGA
- a CDS encoding NUDIX hydrolase: MSGGEELGPPIRTERIHDGVIVNLRSSDYRRPDGTVVTREVMDHPGAVVMVPVEGDHVLLVRQPREAVERFTLELPAGKLDHPGEEPLECAKRELAEEVGREAAVWRDVGGFFTAPAILTEFIHCFIATDLSPVDGVSADEDEMIEVVTWPLDDLGTLIDRVEDAKTLIGLLRLERELRAR; encoded by the coding sequence GTGAGCGGCGGGGAGGAGCTGGGCCCGCCGATCCGCACGGAGCGGATCCACGACGGGGTGATCGTGAACCTGCGGTCGTCCGACTACCGGCGTCCCGACGGCACCGTCGTCACCCGCGAGGTGATGGACCACCCGGGGGCGGTCGTGATGGTCCCCGTCGAGGGCGACCACGTCCTGCTGGTGCGCCAGCCGCGGGAGGCGGTGGAGCGGTTCACCCTGGAGCTGCCGGCGGGGAAGCTCGACCACCCCGGTGAGGAGCCGCTGGAGTGCGCGAAGCGGGAACTCGCGGAGGAGGTCGGCCGGGAGGCCGCCGTCTGGCGCGACGTCGGGGGCTTCTTCACGGCGCCGGCGATCCTCACCGAGTTCATCCACTGCTTCATCGCGACCGACCTCAGCCCCGTCGACGGCGTCAGCGCCGACGAGGACGAGATGATCGAGGTCGTCACGTGGCCCCTCGACGACCTCGGCACCCTCATCGACCGGGTGGAGGACGCGAAGACGCTGATCGGCCTGCTGCGCCTGGAGCGGGAGCTGCGCGCGCGGTGA
- a CDS encoding OsmC family peroxiredoxin → MAARGNAEWKGDLKGGSGTFQAGDSGIAGEFSFHTRFEDGPGANPEQLIGAALASCFSMAISNALSQQGNVPESVRTEAVVSIGKIDDATSITKIDLKTVGKVPGIDQATFEKFAEDTKTGCIVSRALAGVPEFTVKATLEG, encoded by the coding sequence ATGGCAGCGAGAGGCAACGCGGAGTGGAAGGGCGACCTGAAGGGCGGCAGTGGGACGTTCCAGGCCGGCGACAGCGGCATCGCCGGGGAGTTCTCGTTCCACACCCGGTTCGAGGACGGTCCCGGGGCGAACCCCGAGCAGCTGATCGGCGCGGCGCTCGCGTCGTGCTTCTCGATGGCGATCTCCAACGCGCTCTCGCAGCAGGGGAACGTGCCGGAGTCGGTCCGCACCGAGGCGGTCGTCTCGATCGGCAAGATCGACGACGCCACCTCGATCACGAAGATCGACCTGAAGACCGTCGGCAAGGTGCCGGGGATCGACCAGGCGACGTTCGAGAAGTTCGCCGAGGACACGAAGACCGGCTGCATCGTCAGCCGCGCCCTCGCCGGCGTGCCGGAGTTCACGGTGAAGGCGACGCTCGAGGGCTGA
- a CDS encoding ATP-dependent helicase, with protein sequence MSTAPGYPRWQTAPPTAPHIEAQKAVRDARSPRDPLAAEPSRRRVYRLRPPDGAGRGASERLRAMLDEEQLAAVEGARGRALVLASAGSGKTRTIVATVAHLIETGVPPEEILLVTFTRRAAREMTDRAERLAGADLSRMTAGTFHSVCRRILRRYGPVVGVPSSFSILDAEDQAEVAAMARDAILAGMTERPALPKPQAIVGWASLAAESGRGVGEVVLAANPRLGDRVAIIEAIAAGYAERKAAMAALDYADLLVLVARLLDEQPRVRARLAATHRWVLVDELHDVNPVQARIVESLAAEGANLIAVADPDQSIYSWRGADPGVVTRFADAAGTRVFPLQTNYRSTPEVVALAQATLPAGNPFGKRLRARRPASGDAPVIAHLATVQDEARFVVQRIADCITEGRAPGDIAVLYRAHHHSVDLQLALAQAGVEFELFSGARFVESAHVKDAMAFCRLRHNPRDELAWHRALRLFDRVGAATAAKVWERIGAEPDPLAAAAALRPAGAAGSGLRRFAETIAAVAATTRPDEIVLHVARADWYRDHLQRTYPNWRDREGDLARLAELAARAPGLDRFLGDLQLAERLEADEDVSGPARRVALSSVHQAKGLEWPVVFVLQVEPGSFPSGWAVSEGNLDEEERLFYVAVTRAADELYLCRPIAARRPWDTGADAMVLNSGQGFLDRDLGDLVEEWSVR encoded by the coding sequence ATGTCCACGGCCCCCGGCTACCCCCGCTGGCAGACGGCTCCGCCGACCGCGCCCCACATCGAGGCGCAGAAGGCGGTCCGCGACGCCCGCTCCCCCCGCGACCCCCTCGCGGCCGAGCCGTCGCGCCGCCGCGTCTACCGCCTGCGGCCACCCGACGGGGCCGGGCGGGGGGCCTCCGAGCGGCTCCGGGCGATGCTCGACGAGGAGCAGCTCGCCGCGGTCGAGGGCGCCCGCGGCCGCGCCCTCGTGCTGGCGTCGGCCGGATCGGGCAAGACCCGCACCATCGTCGCCACCGTCGCCCACCTCATCGAGACGGGCGTCCCACCCGAGGAGATCCTCCTCGTCACGTTCACCCGGCGCGCCGCCCGGGAGATGACCGACCGCGCCGAGCGCCTCGCGGGCGCCGACCTGTCGCGCATGACCGCCGGCACCTTCCACTCGGTGTGCCGGCGGATCCTCCGCCGGTACGGGCCGGTGGTCGGCGTGCCGTCGTCCTTCTCGATCCTCGACGCCGAGGACCAGGCGGAGGTCGCCGCGATGGCGCGCGACGCGATCCTCGCCGGCATGACGGAGCGGCCGGCGCTGCCGAAGCCCCAGGCCATCGTCGGCTGGGCGTCGCTCGCCGCGGAGAGCGGGCGGGGGGTGGGGGAGGTCGTCCTCGCGGCCAACCCCCGCCTCGGTGACCGGGTCGCGATCATCGAGGCCATCGCCGCGGGGTACGCGGAGCGCAAGGCGGCGATGGCCGCCCTCGACTACGCCGACCTGCTCGTCCTCGTCGCCCGTCTCCTCGACGAGCAGCCGCGGGTGCGCGCCCGCCTCGCCGCCACCCACCGGTGGGTCCTCGTCGACGAGCTCCACGACGTGAACCCCGTCCAGGCGCGGATCGTCGAGTCGCTCGCCGCCGAGGGGGCGAACCTGATCGCGGTGGCCGACCCCGACCAGTCGATCTACTCGTGGCGGGGCGCCGACCCCGGGGTCGTCACCCGCTTCGCCGACGCCGCCGGCACGCGGGTGTTCCCGCTGCAGACCAACTACCGCTCCACGCCGGAGGTCGTCGCCCTCGCCCAGGCGACGCTGCCCGCCGGCAACCCCTTCGGCAAGCGCCTGCGGGCCCGGCGGCCCGCGTCGGGCGACGCGCCCGTCATCGCGCACCTCGCGACCGTCCAGGACGAGGCGCGGTTCGTGGTGCAGCGCATCGCCGACTGCATCACCGAGGGCCGCGCCCCCGGCGACATCGCCGTCCTCTACCGCGCCCACCACCACTCCGTCGACCTTCAGCTCGCCCTCGCCCAGGCGGGGGTGGAGTTCGAGCTGTTCTCCGGCGCCCGGTTCGTGGAGAGCGCCCACGTCAAGGACGCCATGGCGTTCTGCCGCCTGCGCCACAACCCCCGCGACGAGCTCGCGTGGCACCGGGCGCTGCGCCTCTTCGACCGCGTCGGCGCGGCCACCGCCGCGAAGGTGTGGGAGCGGATCGGCGCGGAGCCCGACCCCCTCGCCGCCGCCGCGGCGCTGCGTCCGGCCGGCGCGGCGGGGTCCGGCCTGCGGCGGTTCGCGGAGACCATCGCCGCCGTCGCCGCCACCACGCGTCCCGACGAGATCGTGCTGCACGTCGCCCGCGCCGACTGGTACCGCGACCACCTGCAGCGGACCTACCCCAACTGGCGGGACCGCGAGGGCGACCTCGCCCGGCTCGCCGAGCTCGCCGCCCGCGCCCCCGGCCTCGACCGGTTCCTCGGCGACCTCCAGCTCGCGGAGCGCCTCGAGGCCGACGAGGACGTCTCCGGACCCGCCCGGCGGGTGGCCCTGTCCAGCGTCCACCAGGCGAAGGGCCTCGAGTGGCCGGTGGTGTTCGTGCTGCAGGTCGAGCCGGGGTCGTTCCCCTCGGGGTGGGCGGTGAGCGAGGGCAACCTCGACGAGGAGGAACGCCTCTTCTACGTCGCCGTCACCCGGGCCGCCGACGAGCTGTACCTGTGCCGCCCGATCGCGGCGCGGCGCCCCTGGGACACCGGCGCCGACGCGATGGTGCTGAACTCCGGCCAGGGGTTCCTCGACCGCGACCTCGGCGACCTGGTCGAGGAGTGGTCGGTGCGCTGA
- a CDS encoding CTP synthase gives MVETPVKYVFVTGGVVSGLGKGISAASLGTLLKARGVRVSLQKCDPYLNVDPGTMSPFQHGEVFVTEDGAETDLDLGHYERFTDEMLSRISNVTTGAVYDQVIKKERRGDFLGATIQVIPHVTDEIKARIRQAAASSNAEVVIIEIGGTVGDIESLPFLEAIRQFRNDVGREHVCFVHVTLVPYLDASGELKSKTTQHSVNELRRIGIEPDVLVLRSNRPITDDIRQKIALYGGIPTQAVISAVDAGDIYEVPLNLEAEGFARVVCQRLGRPAPPPDLTDWRALVERIHACEGKVRIALVGKYVQLHDAYLSVAEALKHAAIHHGIELEIDWVDAEAPDLEALLLQADGILVPGGFGGRGIEGKITATRFAREGRVPFLGICLGMQIAVIEYARHVCAMDGANSSEFDPETPYPVIDLLPEQRAIEERGGTMRLGADPVHLAEGTRARAAYGDQAVIYERHRHRYEVNPSMRDEIERAGLVMSGRSPNGRLVEVVELPDHPWFCASQFHPEFKSRPTRPQPLFREFVGAAAERARVRPDAARERAPLGG, from the coding sequence GTGGTCGAGACGCCGGTGAAGTACGTGTTCGTGACCGGGGGAGTGGTCTCCGGACTCGGCAAGGGGATCTCCGCCGCGTCGCTCGGGACGCTGCTGAAGGCCCGCGGGGTGCGGGTGTCGCTCCAGAAGTGCGACCCCTACCTGAACGTGGATCCGGGCACGATGAGCCCGTTCCAGCACGGCGAGGTCTTCGTCACCGAGGACGGCGCCGAGACCGACCTCGACCTCGGCCACTACGAGCGGTTCACCGACGAGATGCTGTCGCGCATCTCGAACGTCACGACCGGCGCCGTCTACGACCAGGTCATCAAGAAGGAGCGCCGCGGCGACTTCCTCGGCGCGACGATCCAGGTGATCCCGCACGTCACCGACGAGATCAAGGCCCGCATCCGCCAGGCGGCGGCGTCGAGCAACGCCGAGGTCGTGATCATCGAGATCGGCGGCACCGTCGGCGACATCGAGTCGCTGCCGTTCCTCGAGGCGATCCGGCAGTTCCGCAACGACGTCGGCCGCGAGCACGTCTGCTTCGTCCACGTCACCCTGGTCCCGTACCTCGACGCCTCCGGCGAGCTGAAGAGCAAGACGACGCAGCACTCCGTCAACGAGCTGCGGCGCATCGGCATCGAGCCCGACGTCCTGGTGCTCCGGTCGAACCGGCCGATCACGGACGACATCCGCCAGAAGATCGCCCTCTACGGCGGCATCCCGACGCAGGCCGTCATCTCCGCGGTGGACGCGGGCGACATCTACGAGGTGCCGCTCAACCTGGAGGCCGAGGGCTTCGCCCGGGTCGTCTGCCAGCGGCTCGGCCGTCCCGCCCCCCCGCCGGACCTCACGGACTGGCGCGCCCTGGTCGAGCGCATCCACGCGTGCGAGGGCAAGGTCCGCATCGCCCTCGTCGGCAAGTACGTCCAGCTGCACGACGCCTACCTGTCGGTCGCGGAGGCGTTGAAGCACGCCGCGATCCACCATGGCATCGAGCTGGAGATCGACTGGGTCGACGCCGAGGCGCCCGACCTGGAGGCCCTGCTGCTGCAGGCCGACGGCATCCTCGTGCCGGGCGGCTTCGGCGGCCGCGGCATCGAGGGCAAGATCACGGCGACGCGGTTCGCGCGGGAGGGCCGGGTGCCGTTCCTCGGCATCTGCCTCGGGATGCAGATCGCGGTCATCGAGTACGCCCGCCACGTGTGCGCGATGGACGGCGCCAACTCGAGCGAGTTCGACCCGGAGACGCCCTACCCGGTCATCGACCTGCTCCCCGAGCAGCGGGCGATCGAGGAGCGCGGCGGCACGATGCGGCTCGGCGCCGACCCCGTGCACCTCGCCGAGGGCACCCGCGCGCGGGCCGCGTACGGCGACCAGGCCGTCATCTACGAGCGCCACCGCCACCGCTACGAGGTGAACCCCTCGATGCGCGACGAGATCGAGCGCGCCGGCCTCGTCATGAGCGGCCGGTCGCCGAACGGGCGCCTCGTCGAGGTGGTCGAGCTGCCCGACCACCCGTGGTTCTGCGCCTCCCAGTTCCACCCCGAGTTCAAGAGCCGGCCCACCCGGCCGCAGCCGCTGTTCCGCGAGTTCGTGGGCGCCGCCGCCGAGCGCGCCCGCGTGCGCCCGGACGCCGCGCGCGAGCGCGCCCCGCTCGGCGGGTGA
- a CDS encoding SDR family NAD(P)-dependent oxidoreductase — protein MEPEDIFGVRGRTAVVTGASSGLGVVFARALAARGANVVLAARRVDRLREVADAIAEDGGAALAVGCDVAEHEQVEGLLDEATARFGRVDVMVNNAGTVGDGGPTPERLPHELFENTIRVNLVGVWYCCRAAGSRMLADGRGGSIINVSSVLGTGGQQNYPPAYQASKAGVINLTRTLAVSWADRGVRVNAIAPGWFPSEMTEPFLGMPPFLQSIMDQQPTGRLGDPEELVGPLLFLASDASSYVSGTTLVVDGGMSASYGAARHPAALEDLFAEVIPDGLGRRITAEVS, from the coding sequence ATGGAGCCGGAGGACATCTTCGGTGTGCGCGGACGCACGGCGGTGGTGACGGGGGCGTCGTCGGGCCTGGGCGTGGTGTTCGCACGGGCGCTCGCCGCGCGCGGGGCCAACGTGGTCCTGGCGGCGCGTCGCGTCGACCGCCTGCGGGAGGTGGCGGACGCCATCGCCGAGGACGGCGGCGCGGCGCTCGCGGTCGGGTGCGATGTCGCCGAGCACGAGCAGGTGGAGGGGCTGCTGGACGAGGCGACGGCCCGGTTCGGACGGGTGGACGTCATGGTCAACAACGCCGGCACGGTCGGCGACGGCGGCCCGACGCCCGAGCGCCTGCCGCACGAACTCTTCGAGAACACCATCAGGGTCAACCTGGTCGGCGTCTGGTACTGCTGCCGCGCCGCAGGGTCCCGGATGCTGGCCGACGGGAGGGGCGGGTCCATCATCAACGTGTCGTCCGTGCTCGGGACGGGCGGGCAGCAGAACTACCCACCCGCCTACCAGGCGTCGAAGGCGGGCGTCATCAACCTGACCCGCACCCTGGCGGTGAGCTGGGCCGACCGCGGCGTCCGCGTCAACGCGATCGCCCCGGGATGGTTCCCCAGCGAGATGACCGAGCCGTTCCTCGGCATGCCGCCGTTCCTGCAGTCGATCATGGACCAGCAGCCGACCGGCCGGCTCGGCGATCCCGAGGAGCTCGTCGGGCCGCTCCTGTTCCTGGCGTCGGACGCATCGAGCTACGTGAGCGGGACGACGCTCGTCGTCGATGGCGGCATGTCGGCGTCGTACGGGGCCGCGCGGCACCCCGCCGCCCTCGAGGACCTCTTCGCCGAGGTCATCCCGGACGGGCTGGGGCGCCGTATCACCGCCGAGGTGTCGTAG
- a CDS encoding DUF3891 family protein — protein MIVSPRDGRLVMVRQVDHQDQCAAMADAWGNAAFARPEPFAPLRDAAALHDEGWRDWERAPTVDDGAPVDFPHIDRATHVALYREGIRRAREVGDRCGLLVSLHGAGLYEGRGGLDPGPVTRRADRPPVVQRFLADQDALQAELRARITDAADAGWEWAAYRLLQTWDALSLHLTWRAGPSGRDGALPQVPRAAGDPGVTLRIRPDGDAGDHTIDPWPFTGDHVELPVRVREIPDRRYASDADLRDALSAAPWRTVTHVVRPA, from the coding sequence GTGATCGTCTCGCCCCGCGACGGCCGCCTGGTGATGGTCCGCCAGGTCGACCACCAGGACCAGTGCGCGGCCATGGCCGACGCCTGGGGCAACGCCGCCTTCGCCCGCCCGGAGCCGTTCGCGCCGCTCCGCGACGCCGCCGCGCTGCACGACGAGGGGTGGCGCGACTGGGAGCGGGCGCCGACGGTCGACGACGGCGCCCCCGTCGACTTCCCCCACATCGACCGGGCGACGCACGTCGCCCTCTACCGCGAGGGCATCCGCCGGGCGCGGGAGGTGGGGGACCGGTGCGGCCTGCTGGTCAGCCTGCACGGCGCCGGCCTCTACGAGGGCCGCGGCGGCCTCGACCCGGGGCCCGTCACCCGGCGGGCCGACCGCCCCCCCGTGGTGCAGCGGTTCCTCGCCGACCAGGACGCGCTGCAGGCGGAGCTGCGCGCCCGGATCACCGACGCCGCGGACGCGGGGTGGGAGTGGGCCGCCTACCGGCTGCTGCAGACGTGGGACGCCCTCAGCCTGCACCTCACGTGGCGGGCCGGCCCCTCGGGCCGCGACGGCGCATTGCCGCAGGTGCCGCGGGCGGCGGGCGACCCCGGCGTGACGCTGCGGATCCGGCCGGACGGGGACGCCGGCGACCACACCATCGACCCGTGGCCCTTCACCGGCGACCACGTCGAGCTCCCCGTGCGGGTGCGGGAGATCCCCGACCGGCGCTACGCGTCGGACGCCGACCTGCGGGACGCCCTGTCGGCGGCTCCGTGGCGCACCGTCACCCACGTGGTGCGCCCCGCCTGA
- a CDS encoding TlyA family RNA methyltransferase has protein sequence MPRSRLDVALVARGLFPTRSRAQAAVMAGRVSVGGRPVDKPGTAVADDADLTVKATDEYVSRGGVKLAVALDALAVDVAGAAALDLGASTGGFTDCLLRRGAASVIALDVGYGQLDWGLRQDPRVHVMERVNARHLSPGDLPYAPDLVTCDLSFISIGTVWGAVVACMAPGWRAMVMVKPQFEVGRDRVGSGGVVRDEAARQDAVRGVIDVIQERGGRVIGTTDAGLPGPKGNREVFVHCADAGAPE, from the coding sequence GTGCCCCGCTCCCGTCTCGACGTCGCGCTCGTCGCGCGGGGACTGTTCCCGACGCGCTCGCGTGCCCAGGCCGCGGTGATGGCCGGCCGGGTCAGCGTCGGGGGGCGCCCCGTCGACAAGCCGGGCACCGCCGTCGCCGACGACGCCGACCTCACCGTGAAGGCGACCGACGAGTACGTGTCGCGGGGCGGCGTCAAGCTCGCGGTGGCGCTCGACGCCCTGGCGGTCGACGTCGCGGGCGCCGCGGCCCTCGACCTCGGGGCGTCCACGGGCGGGTTCACCGACTGCCTCCTGCGGCGCGGCGCGGCGTCGGTGATCGCCCTCGACGTCGGGTACGGGCAGCTCGACTGGGGCCTGCGCCAGGACCCCCGCGTCCACGTGATGGAGCGCGTCAACGCCCGCCACCTGTCGCCCGGCGACCTGCCGTACGCGCCCGATCTGGTCACGTGTGACCTCTCCTTCATCTCGATCGGCACGGTCTGGGGCGCGGTGGTGGCCTGCATGGCGCCCGGCTGGCGTGCCATGGTGATGGTGAAGCCCCAGTTCGAGGTCGGCCGGGACAGGGTCGGCTCGGGCGGGGTGGTGCGCGACGAGGCGGCCCGGCAGGACGCGGTCCGCGGCGTCATCGACGTGATCCAGGAGCGGGGGGGACGAGTGATCGGGACGACCGACGCGGGGCTGCCGGGGCCGAAGGGCAACCGCGAGGTCTTCGTGCACTGCGCCGACGCCGGGGCGCCGGAGTGA
- a CDS encoding M20/M25/M40 family metallo-hydrolase gives MSPEEREALPPVARLMARLCEIPSPSRQEGAVAEVVRAELRSLGAELHEDDAATTLPAGCGNIVGRFPATAAGTPIMFAAHLDTVPVTGPIEVQAVDGVLSNRHDAILGGDDKSAVAVIIEAMRRVVAEGRPHAGVELVFTPCEEIGLRGAHVFDPAPLQARFGFVYDHTGPVGDVVVSAPTLHRLTATFVGRSAHAGITPESGRSAVVAAAKAIARMPLGRIDPETTANVGTVAGGTATNVIAERCTVTAEARSRDERALTVQLTAMLDALTWAASECEVDLETHVEKEFTAYRLGESDPQVALALGVLRGLGLPGRLVASGGGSDVNAFIRNGFPAVNLCNGMVDVHTPDESIAIASLEAMLDVTLGLIDAARDGE, from the coding sequence GTGAGCCCGGAGGAGCGCGAGGCCCTGCCGCCCGTGGCGCGCCTGATGGCGCGCCTCTGCGAGATCCCGTCGCCGTCGCGGCAGGAGGGCGCCGTGGCCGAGGTGGTGCGGGCGGAGCTCCGGTCCCTCGGGGCGGAGCTGCACGAGGACGACGCCGCGACGACGCTGCCCGCCGGCTGCGGCAACATCGTCGGCCGGTTCCCGGCGACGGCTGCCGGCACCCCGATCATGTTCGCCGCCCACCTCGACACCGTCCCGGTGACGGGGCCGATCGAGGTGCAGGCCGTCGACGGGGTCCTCTCGAACCGCCACGACGCGATCCTGGGTGGCGACGACAAGTCGGCGGTCGCGGTGATCATCGAGGCGATGCGCCGCGTCGTCGCGGAGGGGCGTCCCCACGCGGGGGTCGAGCTGGTGTTCACCCCCTGTGAGGAGATCGGCCTGCGGGGGGCGCACGTCTTCGACCCGGCGCCGCTCCAGGCCCGCTTCGGGTTCGTCTACGACCACACCGGCCCCGTCGGCGACGTGGTGGTGTCGGCGCCGACGCTCCACCGCCTCACCGCGACCTTCGTCGGCCGCAGCGCCCACGCCGGCATCACGCCCGAGAGCGGGCGGAGCGCCGTCGTCGCCGCCGCGAAGGCGATCGCGCGGATGCCGCTGGGGCGCATCGACCCGGAGACGACCGCGAACGTCGGGACGGTCGCGGGGGGGACGGCGACGAACGTGATCGCGGAGCGCTGCACCGTCACCGCCGAGGCCCGCAGCCGGGACGAGCGCGCCCTCACGGTGCAGTTGACGGCGATGCTCGACGCCCTCACGTGGGCGGCGAGCGAGTGCGAGGTCGACCTCGAGACGCACGTGGAGAAGGAGTTCACCGCCTACCGGCTCGGCGAGTCCGACCCCCAGGTGGCGTTGGCGCTCGGGGTGCTGCGCGGCCTCGGCCTGCCGGGGCGCCTCGTGGCGAGCGGGGGCGGCTCCGACGTGAACGCCTTCATCCGCAACGGGTTCCCCGCCGTGAACCTCTGCAACGGGATGGTCGACGTCCACACCCCCGACGAGAGCATCGCGATCGCGAGCCTCGAGGCGATGCTCGACGTCACCCTCGGCCTGATCGACGCGGCGCGGGACGGGGAGTGA
- a CDS encoding dodecin family protein translates to MGNSVYKVIEIVGTSESSWEDATAAAVATAAKTLRDLRVAEVVKQDVTINDDGTVDQYRTRLSVSFKYQDD, encoded by the coding sequence ATGGGCAACAGCGTCTACAAGGTGATCGAGATCGTGGGCACCAGCGAGTCGTCGTGGGAGGACGCGACGGCCGCCGCCGTGGCGACCGCCGCGAAGACCCTGCGCGACCTGCGCGTCGCCGAGGTCGTGAAGCAGGACGTCACCATCAACGACGACGGCACGGTCGACCAGTACCGCACCCGTCTGTCGGTGTCGTTCAAGTACCAGGACGACTGA
- a CDS encoding MmcQ/YjbR family DNA-binding protein: MRPRAPRDRIDAICAALPGVTAEEAGRHVRYVVRGRTVAWFMDDHHGDGRVSLCVKAGPGGAEAMVAADPDHRWVPAYIGRHGWVACALDLPDVDWVDIAELVTDSYRIIAPARLVSLLP, translated from the coding sequence GTGAGGCCTCGGGCGCCGCGTGATCGCATCGATGCGATCTGCGCCGCGCTGCCCGGGGTCACGGCCGAGGAGGCGGGCCGGCACGTCCGGTACGTCGTCCGCGGCCGCACCGTCGCCTGGTTCATGGACGACCACCACGGCGACGGCCGGGTCTCCCTCTGCGTGAAGGCGGGGCCCGGGGGCGCCGAGGCGATGGTCGCCGCCGACCCGGACCACCGGTGGGTCCCGGCCTACATCGGACGTCACGGCTGGGTCGCGTGCGCCCTCGACCTCCCGGACGTCGACTGGGTCGACATCGCGGAGCTCGTGACGGACTCGTACCGGATCATCGCCCCGGCGCGGCTCGTCTCGCTCCTCCCCTGA